One genomic window of Hyperolius riggenbachi isolate aHypRig1 chromosome 7, aHypRig1.pri, whole genome shotgun sequence includes the following:
- the LOC137525900 gene encoding uncharacterized protein — protein sequence EDDIEEDEEDEEDEEEDEEDEEEDEEDEEEDEEEDEEDEEEDEEEEEEEEEEEDEEDEDEEDEEEDEEDEDEEEDEEDEDEDEDEEDEEEDEEDEEEDEEEEEEEEEEEEEDEEEDEEDEDEDEDEEDEDEEDEEEDEEDEEEDEEEEEEEEEDEEDEDEEDEEEDEEDEYEEDEEDEEEDEEDEDEEDEEDEDEEDEEEDEEDEEEDEEEEEEEEEEDEEDEDEEDEEEDEEDEDEEDEEDEEEDEEDEDEEDEEEDEEDEEEDEEEEEEEDEEDEDEEDEEEDEEDEDEEDEEDEEEDEEDEDEEDEEDEDEEDEDEEDEEEE from the coding sequence gaagacgatatagaagaagatgaagaagatgaagaagatgaagaagaagatgaagaagatgaagaagaagatgaagaagatgaagaagaagatgaagaagaagatgaagaagatgaagaagaagatgaagaagaagaagaagaagaagaagaagaagaagatgaagaagatgaagatgaagaagatgaagaagaagatgaagaagatgaagatgaagaagaagatgaagaagatgaagatgaagatgaagatgaagaagatgaagaagaagatgaagaagatgaagaagaagatgaagaagaagaagaagaagaagaagaagaagaagaagaagatgaagaagaagatgaagaagatgaagatgaagatgaagatgaagaagatgaagatgaagaagatgaagaagaagatgaagaagatgaagaagaagatgaagaagaagaagaagaagaagaagaagatgaagaagatgaagatgaagaagatgaagaagaagatgaagaagatgaatatgaagaagatgaagaagatgaagaagaagatgaagaagatgaagatgaagaagatgaagaagatgaagatgaagaagatgaagaagaagatgaagaagatgaagaagaagatgaagaagaagaagaagaagaagaagaagaagatgaagaagatgaagatgaagaagatgaagaagaagatgaagaagatgaagatgaagaagatgaagaagatgaagaagaagatgaagaagatgaagatgaagaagatgaagaagaagatgaagaagatgaagaagaagatgaagaagaagaagaagaagaagatgaagaagatgaagatgaagaagatgaagaagaagatgaagaagatgaagatgaagaagatgaagaagatgaagaagaagatgaagaagatgaagatgaagaagatgaagaagatgaagatgaagaagatgaagatgaagaagatgaagaagaagaa